From the Drechmeria coniospora strain ARSEF 6962 chromosome 02, whole genome shotgun sequence genome, the window CTGGGCTGGCCGCCCTTGCGCTTCACGACTTGGTCACGGAACTATGGCAAAAAGGGGTTGACTGCGAACTGCTGCGTTGGTCGGTCGGCGCACCAGACAGAGAGACCTCTGCATCTAGAATTAGCGGTTACTGTTTAATACATGCGCCTTCATCCAAAGATATCCCACCCATCGGCTCGTGCCTGCTGACTCGATTGCGCGTACGTTGGTAGAGGAAcagcacgccgacggcacaTTTGCCCTCGTCCCCATCACATCTACAAAAACAAGGGTTTGGGTTTGCATTCATTCGAGCATGCTAAACAATCGGAGTATGTTCTCGAGGGGCGCAAGGGACGCGGGCATCAAGGTGACAGGAGTCGTAATAGATGCTGACAGTGTCCATGTACCGGCATCGTAGCTCGAGGCGTCAAGACTTCTCGTGCAAGAATGGACGATGGGCCTGGCATCTTCCAAACGTAAACGTGACCCAGCCAATATTCATTCGGTACCTCGACAGAGGAGACAAGGTCCGACCTCCCTGGCGTAACTCCTCCCGAACTGACGGGCAtcactcgtcgtcgtccacgtcgtcgacatccaTGTCGACATCCTCCGAAACCCTTGCCGCCCCGCGACCGCGAGGTCGCGTCGTCGCTTTCCTGCCCTTGTCGGCTTGAGTGACTTGTCGCTTGACCTTGTCGGCAGGCTTGCCTTTGGCCTTCGTGGCAGCTGCTTTTCGCCCGTTCCTCTTCGACGGCGCtgcttcctcttcctcgctaagctcccctccctcgacatcagccgccgacgctccgTCCGATTCTTCCTCACTGGCTTCGGGGCGGCGATCGGCGTCCGAAGCTCCGTCTTCATACGTCCACTCCGCCACGCCGTCCAacatctcctcctcgtcatcctcatcgtcgcGCTCCTTGTAGGCCGTCGCTGCGTGGGCGCGACTGCTACGACGACGTTCCGATTCCGGCAAGGAGGGAGATGATACCTGCTTCTTCGGACGCGGTGCCGCCTTCGGCTTGGGCGCTGCCTTTTTCTTCGCGACCTTGGTCGCCTTGGGCTTCGCGATACCACGCTCCCGAATCACCGCACTGATCTGGGTCTTCGCCCTCTTCGCAGGTGGATCCGTCCCATCGTTCATCGACTTGCGCTTCTAATCAAGGTGTTAGaatggctcgtcgtcgtgccgcgACGTGATCGGTAGCAACATACCTTTTTGCGGTCGGCAGCTCGGATGAGGTCATCCAACCGTTCGTCCAACTCGTCCGGAATGTACTGCTTCTTGGCAATTTGCTGCGCAATCTCGCTCGAGGGTAGGGCCGTGAGCAGTCCCGTCGGAAGGCCGACCTTTCCCGGCCAGGCTTGGAAGCTCCAGTTCCTCCTCTCCTGGAACTTGCGAATCACCGCCTGGGCCAGATCGCTGAGCACGTACAGGTTTTCGCTGGCGTCCACGTTGAGGCTGTCTCGCGTCTGCTTGACTCGCTCGGCGTACTTGTAAATCAGCGAGATGTTTTCCTCGGTCGCAATCGCTCCGAGGTAAAAGATGAAGTAGTGGGCAaagtcggcgaggtcgtcggcgccggcagcaTAATCGGGATGGTGGGCGAGCAGCGGAATCAATCGCCCCATGAGAGCTTCGAATATCTGCTGCTTCTTCTCGGCGTAGTACCGAGCGCGAGATCGGATCCACGTCTCCACCCGGTTCTGGAGCTCCTTGACAGGCTCAAAGGCGACAAGAAAGAGGACGGTGTGGAATCTTGCGCGCAGCTTGGCCCGTGTCAGGTAGTTCTGGAGCTTCTCCATGAACTGTCGGCGAACTTGGAGCTCGCTGTCCTGGACTAGTTCGGCAAGCTTGTTGAAGCTTGCCGCGTCGAGCTGGTCGTCGTACTTCTTGACCGTGCAGAGCTTCAGCATCAGGGTGCCGGCGAGCAACCGCAGCCGCTTTCGGTGGTGCAGGGGCGTGTCCTTGGTCTTGCAGAACTCGCCCTCGTTGGCGACAAAGGTCTTGAGGAGCTTGAACACGACCTTGACTCTCTCCAccgcgtcggcttcgtcctcgttcgCCAACGCTTGGTTGGCCAGGATCTTGAGACCCCAGCACTTCGCTTGAAtctcctcgtccatgtcggCGTCTTCGACCCAGGAGGGGTCCGAGTCTCCCCTGGCATCGGTTCGCACCTCTCGTAGGATCTTCTTGATGGTCAGGTCGTGGATGGCATCCCCGGAATCGGACGTGACGGTCGGCGcgaggcgctcgagctgGCTGATGGCGGCCAGCTTGGCGAGAAAGTGCGGGCTGCCGTAGCTCAGGCCCTTCATGACGGCCCTCAGGAGGTTGGTGGCGGCGACCCTGCTCTTGTCGTCGTTcttggcgaggacgatgttGACGGCGTACTTGGCGGCCTTGGGTGGCGAGCCGTGGATGGCGTAGCTGGTCAGCGTCTGGGTGAAGGCTCTGTCGAAGCTGATCTCCGTGTAGTTCCTCTTCGAATAGGAGGAGTAGGCCTTGAGGATGTCAGTGACGGAGGCGTCGTTTGTcctcgcggccgtcggcgcctgcTCGATGATCTCCTTgcgcagctcctcggcgtgGGCCTTGAAGATTTCGGGGTTCCGTTGCGAAATGTCGTTGAGCACGAGAtgggcgacgccggcgaggccgtcctTGTCGCTTTTCGAGTAGTCCATGATCGTCGCCAGGTGGCTTCGGTTGAACATGAGACAGCTCGAGCGATACAGGAGGGGGATCAGGGTATCCAAGCAGCCGGAGGCGGAGCCGGCCTGAATCTTGGCGATGAGCTCGTTGATGGCGCGTCGGACCGTCTTGAAGTCGCTCTCGGATTCGATGGCGTACTTGACGAGCTGGTAGCTGCGGCGATCGTTCAGCTTGGCGAACTTTTGAAGATCGTTGCGGACCTTGAGCGGGTCGGGGAAGAAGGCGCCGAGCCACTGCAGGGTCTTGTCCAGgccgg encodes:
- a CDS encoding Armadillo-type fold protein gives rise to the protein MMFTLFVKEILPALHDPTNPYNSQHRYVLMSLADVKSILLLPEIHGADELMLRLFNSSFDGVSASSKAPTEEQVAKDVEIHLTDMLMELIEESPGSMPASVIDAIISQFLRVALPGGGRGKEKSDKQSTLLQKTEPAAYVMAKNICNGCADKMSRYVSQYFSDVILNASGFATNGNGRHGEDSDEEDGAAGPSEGDLKSLRQAHLLIRELWRAAPTILQNVVPQLDAELSADNVHLRLIATETFGDMIAGIGAAGPPPPPVLDPTAYPPLRLAEEGSSPEPVEGNVLTTPYSPQSFAQSHHGTYRNFVGRKNDKVGTIRAAWVSAAGRILSTSAGGIGLSREDEGELVKGLVEKLNDSEEKVRLAAVKAIEHFEFRDAVAKLGVTGGVDKEGSVFASLADRCRDRKAAVRVDAMVLLGKLWAVGAGEIANGQEAAAACLSGVPSRIINAFYANDPDLNILLDRVMFECLVPLKYPLIKGKAAKGSSQASASQGKGAADQDRIRAERILLMLKSLDVSARKAFFAMQARQPQFAKGTAMFIQQCEAYNGGVVEANEDKVKAGLDKTLQWLGAFFPDPLKVRNDLQKFAKLNDRRSYQLVKYAIESESDFKTVRRAINELIAKIQAGSASGCLDTLIPLLYRSSCLMFNRSHLATIMDYSKSDKDGLAGVAHLVLNDISQRNPEIFKAHAEELRKEIIEQAPTAARTNDASVTDILKAYSSYSKRNYTEISFDRAFTQTLTSYAIHGSPPKAAKYAVNIVLAKNDDKSRVAATNLLRAVMKGLSYGSPHFLAKLAAISQLERLAPTVTSDSGDAIHDLTIKKILREVRTDARGDSDPSWVEDADMDEEIQAKCWGLKILANQALANEDEADAVERVKVVFKLLKTFVANEGEFCKTKDTPLHHRKRLRLLAGTLMLKLCTVKKYDDQLDAASFNKLAELVQDSELQVRRQFMEKLQNYLTRAKLRARFHTVLFLVAFEPVKELQNRVETWIRSRARYYAEKKQQIFEALMGRLIPLLAHHPDYAAGADDLADFAHYFIFYLGAIATEENISLIYKYAERVKQTRDSLNVDASENLYVLSDLAQAVIRKFQERRNWSFQAWPGKVGLPTGLLTALPSSEIAQQIAKKQYIPDELDERLDDLIRAADRKKKRKSMNDGTDPPAKRAKTQISAVIRERGIAKPKATKVAKKKAAPKPKAAPRPKKQVSSPSLPESERRRSSRAHAATAYKERDDEDDEEEMLDGVAEWTYEDGASDADRRPEASEEESDGASAADVEGGELSEEEEAAPSKRNGRKAAATKAKGKPADKVKRQVTQADKGRKATTRPRGRGAARVSEDVDMDVDDVDDDE